In Streptomyces sclerotialus, one genomic interval encodes:
- a CDS encoding MDR family MFS transporter encodes MGAGGGDSVRQAVVASVAGLPRQFWWLWTSTLINRLGAFVATFLALYLTVERGYSASYAGLVGALYGLGGVVSSVVAGVATDRLGRRPTMLIAQLATAVSVALLGFMTDPVAIAVVACVVGMATNGSRPAVQAMMADIVAPEDRVRAFALNYWALNMGFAISSSLAGLLAQYGYLLLFLGEAALVLACAVVVFVKLPESRPSERTSEGSTAQEPVRPVSMTSVLRDGRFMTVVGLNLLLALLFQQAYVSLPVTMGQAGFSSSDFGLVIATNGVLIVLLQIPVTRFIEHRSPAALLIGSALLTGYGFGLTAFAGSVALFAVTVAVWTLGEIINSPTQMGLVVRLSPLHGRGRYQGMYALSWSVAALAAPLLGGTVIDRYGPEALWTGCAAVGTVAALGYGLLLRRMNAEDRARAAAPAPLTDAAGAVPRTGSVA; translated from the coding sequence ATGGGTGCGGGCGGGGGAGACAGCGTGAGACAGGCGGTCGTCGCGAGTGTGGCGGGGTTGCCACGGCAGTTCTGGTGGCTGTGGACGAGCACGCTGATCAACCGGCTGGGCGCGTTCGTCGCGACCTTCCTGGCGCTGTACCTCACGGTCGAGCGCGGGTACTCGGCCTCGTACGCGGGACTGGTCGGCGCGCTGTACGGGCTGGGCGGCGTCGTCTCGTCCGTGGTGGCGGGGGTGGCGACCGACCGGCTCGGGCGGCGGCCCACGATGCTGATCGCCCAGCTGGCGACCGCGGTCTCGGTGGCGCTGCTGGGCTTCATGACGGACCCGGTGGCCATCGCGGTGGTGGCCTGCGTGGTGGGCATGGCGACCAACGGCTCACGGCCCGCGGTGCAGGCGATGATGGCGGACATCGTCGCGCCGGAGGACCGGGTGCGGGCCTTCGCCTTGAACTACTGGGCGCTGAACATGGGCTTCGCGATCTCCTCGTCGCTGGCCGGGCTGCTCGCCCAGTACGGCTATCTGCTGCTCTTCCTCGGTGAGGCGGCGCTGGTGCTGGCCTGCGCGGTGGTGGTGTTCGTGAAGCTGCCCGAGTCCCGGCCGAGTGAAAGGACATCGGAAGGCAGCACTGCGCAGGAGCCGGTACGGCCCGTGTCGATGACGAGCGTGCTGCGGGACGGGCGTTTCATGACCGTCGTCGGGCTGAATCTGCTGCTCGCGCTGCTCTTCCAGCAGGCGTACGTGTCGCTGCCGGTGACCATGGGTCAGGCGGGCTTCAGCAGCTCGGACTTCGGGCTGGTGATCGCCACGAACGGCGTGCTGATCGTACTGCTGCAGATCCCGGTGACCCGCTTCATCGAGCACCGCAGCCCGGCGGCGCTGCTGATCGGCTCGGCGCTGCTGACCGGGTACGGGTTCGGGCTGACCGCGTTCGCCGGTTCGGTGGCGCTGTTCGCGGTGACGGTCGCCGTCTGGACGCTCGGCGAGATCATCAACTCGCCCACCCAGATGGGGCTGGTGGTCCGCCTCTCCCCCCTCCACGGCCGGGGCCGCTACCAGGGCATGTACGCACTGTCCTGGTCGGTGGCCGCGCTGGCGGCCCCGCTGCTCGGCGGGACCGTCATCGACCGGTACGGCCCGGAGGCCCTGTGGACCGGCTGCGCGGCCGTCGGCACGGTGGCCGCACTCGGCTACGGGCTGCTGCTACGGCGGATGAACGCCGAGGACCGCGCGCGGGCCGCGGCCCCGGCCCCCCTCACGGACGCAGCCGGCGCTGTGCCTCGTACAGGTTCCGTGGCCTGA
- a CDS encoding glycosyl hydrolase family 28-related protein yields MDISRRTLLGSATAAAAAAALPALPASAAGHDTALWNEFTARPFTHPQIPYVGLAGCRRGPRAAGQGPVIDAVRDHGARADGRTDSAPAINRALEAAGRRGGGTVTLPPGTFRIDDVIRIGRDGVVLRGAGSGRTKLLATKHLTELIGPYGSRYGGDKSAWSWTGGLIWLCPTARYDSLVAAIRKKQWPFEGWTGNRRDEWRPLTAVRPARRGDRTVTVADTSRLRPGALVLLQLADDKDHTLLQHMAGGGPGPASYTWDGREKLNSFVPYEWPVRIVRIKGRGVTLERPLPLDVRPEWTPRLTTHVPALTGAGVEGLTIEAVETPQSLHLQDKGYNGVLLQCAYDCWVRDVVARHVDNGFGLTASSSCTISDTRVAGRGSHHPYYCREGAHDNLFEDFVIERRSVPAPPGTILHGINVENLSSYNVWSRGRMEMGTFDSHRGMPFANVRTDIVIDNTGEHGGDLRAGPLFGARFTHWNVRVTNGRAGMVKIDGLAPYSVTAGISKVREFGQIDQPDFTGDLHSRLVAYGRPGSVRPRNLYEAQRRLRP; encoded by the coding sequence ATGGACATCAGCAGGCGCACCCTGCTGGGCAGCGCGACCGCCGCGGCGGCGGCCGCGGCGCTGCCCGCTCTCCCGGCCTCGGCGGCCGGCCACGACACGGCTCTCTGGAACGAGTTCACCGCCCGGCCCTTCACGCATCCGCAGATCCCGTACGTCGGCCTGGCCGGCTGCCGGCGCGGCCCCCGGGCCGCCGGCCAGGGGCCCGTCATCGACGCCGTACGCGACCACGGCGCCCGCGCGGACGGCAGGACGGATTCGGCCCCTGCCATCAACCGCGCCCTGGAGGCCGCGGGCCGCCGCGGCGGCGGCACCGTCACCCTGCCGCCCGGCACCTTCCGCATCGACGACGTGATCCGCATCGGCCGCGACGGCGTCGTGCTGCGCGGCGCCGGCAGCGGCCGGACGAAGCTGCTCGCCACCAAGCACCTCACCGAGCTGATCGGCCCGTACGGCAGCCGGTACGGCGGCGACAAGTCCGCCTGGTCCTGGACCGGCGGCCTCATCTGGCTCTGCCCCACGGCCCGGTACGACTCCCTCGTCGCGGCGATCAGGAAGAAGCAATGGCCGTTCGAGGGCTGGACGGGCAACCGGCGCGACGAGTGGCGCCCGCTCACCGCCGTACGCCCGGCGCGCCGCGGTGACCGGACGGTGACGGTCGCCGACACCTCGCGCCTGCGCCCCGGAGCCCTCGTCCTCCTCCAGCTGGCCGACGACAAGGACCACACCCTCCTCCAGCACATGGCGGGCGGCGGTCCAGGGCCCGCCTCGTACACCTGGGACGGCAGGGAGAAGCTCAACAGCTTCGTCCCGTACGAGTGGCCCGTACGCATCGTCCGTATCAAGGGGCGCGGGGTGACCTTGGAGCGCCCGCTGCCCCTCGACGTGCGTCCGGAGTGGACCCCGCGGCTCACCACGCACGTACCCGCGCTCACCGGCGCCGGGGTCGAGGGCCTGACGATCGAGGCGGTCGAGACGCCGCAGTCATTGCACCTCCAGGACAAGGGCTACAACGGCGTCCTCCTGCAGTGCGCGTACGACTGCTGGGTACGGGACGTCGTCGCACGCCACGTCGACAACGGTTTCGGGCTGACCGCCTCGTCCTCCTGCACGATCAGCGACACCCGTGTCGCGGGCCGCGGGTCCCACCATCCGTACTACTGCCGCGAGGGCGCGCACGATAACCTCTTCGAGGACTTCGTGATCGAGCGGCGCAGCGTCCCCGCGCCGCCCGGCACCATCCTGCACGGCATCAACGTCGAGAACCTGTCCAGCTACAACGTCTGGTCGCGCGGCCGCATGGAGATGGGCACGTTCGACTCCCACCGGGGCATGCCGTTCGCCAACGTCCGTACCGACATCGTCATCGACAACACCGGCGAGCACGGCGGCGACCTGCGTGCGGGGCCGCTCTTCGGGGCCCGCTTCACGCACTGGAACGTCCGCGTCACGAACGGGCGGGCCGGCATGGTGAAGATCGACGGCCTGGCCCCGTACAGCGTCACCGCCGGCATCTCGAAGGTCCGCGAGTTCGGCCAGATCGACCAACCGGACTTCACGGGCGACCTGCACAGCAGGCTCGTCGCCTACGGCCGCCCCGGATCGGTCAGGCCACGGAACCTGTACGAGGCACAGCGCCGGCTGCGTCCGTGA
- a CDS encoding YbjN domain-containing protein — MAEDSRAADARQVVEETLNDAGLEWESPAEGSYVVKLPGTRKLSTTCSLLVGRHSLSVNAFVVRRPDENHEAVHRWLLERNTRLYGVSYAVDKLGDVYLVGKLPLAAVTPEELDRILGTVLENADGSFNTLLEMGFASAIRKEYEWRVARGESTRNLEAFAHLTGRDK; from the coding sequence ATGGCTGAGGACAGCAGGGCCGCGGACGCGCGGCAGGTCGTCGAGGAGACACTGAACGACGCCGGGCTGGAGTGGGAGTCACCGGCGGAGGGCAGTTACGTCGTCAAGCTGCCCGGCACCCGCAAGCTCTCCACCACCTGCTCGCTGCTGGTCGGCCGGCACTCCCTGTCGGTCAACGCGTTCGTCGTCCGCCGCCCGGACGAGAACCACGAAGCGGTCCACCGCTGGCTGCTGGAGCGCAACACCCGGCTGTACGGCGTGAGTTACGCGGTCGACAAGCTCGGCGACGTGTACCTGGTCGGCAAGCTGCCGCTGGCGGCCGTCACCCCCGAGGAGCTGGACCGCATCCTCGGCACGGTCCTGGAGAACGCCGACGGCTCCTTCAACACCCTGCTGGAGATGGGCTTCGCCTCCGCGATCCGCAAGGAGTACGAGTGGCGGGTCGCGCGCGGCGAGTCCACCCGTAACCTCGAGGCGTTCGCCCATCTGACCGGCCGAGACAAGTAG
- a CDS encoding phosphoglyceromutase, producing MADAPYKLILLRHGESEWNAKNLFTGWVDVNLNEKGEKEAVRGGELLKDAGLLPDVVHTSLQKRAIRTAQLALEAADRHWIPVHRSWRLNERHYGALQGKDKAQTLAEFGEEQFMKWRRSYDTPPPALDRDAEYSQFSDARYAVIPPELRPQTECLKDVVIRMLPYWFDSIVPDLLTGRTVLVAAHGNSLRALVKHLDGISDEDIAGLNIPTGIPLTYELDADFKPLNPGGTYLDPEAAKAAIEAVKNQGKKK from the coding sequence ATGGCCGACGCACCGTACAAGCTCATCCTCCTCCGCCACGGCGAGAGCGAGTGGAACGCGAAGAACCTGTTCACCGGCTGGGTGGACGTCAACCTGAACGAGAAGGGCGAGAAGGAGGCGGTCCGCGGCGGTGAGCTGCTCAAGGACGCCGGCCTGCTCCCCGACGTCGTGCACACCTCCCTCCAGAAGCGCGCCATCCGCACCGCGCAGCTGGCCCTGGAGGCCGCCGACCGGCACTGGATCCCGGTCCACCGCAGCTGGCGCCTGAACGAGCGCCACTACGGCGCGCTGCAGGGCAAGGACAAGGCCCAGACCCTCGCCGAGTTCGGCGAGGAGCAGTTCATGAAGTGGCGCCGGTCCTACGACACCCCGCCGCCCGCGCTGGACCGCGACGCCGAGTACTCCCAGTTCTCCGATGCCCGCTACGCCGTCATCCCGCCGGAGCTGCGCCCGCAGACCGAGTGCCTGAAGGACGTCGTCATCCGGATGCTGCCGTACTGGTTCGACAGCATCGTCCCGGACCTCCTCACCGGCCGCACCGTCCTGGTCGCCGCCCACGGCAACAGCCTCCGCGCCCTGGTGAAGCACCTCGACGGCATCTCCGACGAGGACATCGCCGGCCTGAACATCCCCACCGGCATCCCGCTCACCTACGAGCTCGACGCCGACTTCAAGCCCCTCAACCCGGGCGGCACCTACCTCGACCCGGAAGCCGCCAAGGCCGCCATCGAGGCAGTGAAGAACCAGGGCAAGAAGAAGTAA
- the mshA gene encoding D-inositol-3-phosphate glycosyltransferase: MSQYVSRLRGRPQSQFAGPARLRLGGSRKPRRVAMLSVHTSPLHQPGTGDAGGMNVYIVELARKLASLNIEVEIFTRATNGTLPPSVELAPGVLVRHVDAGPYEGLNKEDLPAQLCAFTHGVMQAWAGHRPGYYDLVHSHYWLSGHVGWLAAERWGVPLVHAMHTMAKVKNAALAEGDTPEPAARVIGETQIVRASDRLIANTAEEAGELVRHYEAEPGKVAVVHPGVNLDRFRPASGTAGSEVADERAAARERLGLPQHALIPLFAGRIQPLKAPDILLRAVAVLLDQDPSLRSRIVVPVVGGPSGSGLAKPEGLQKLAARLGIADVVRFRPPVGQDQLADWYRAASVLVMPSYSESFGLVAIEAEACGTPVIAASVGGLPVAVKDGVSGFLVDGHDPADYARALRRFADDPSLTLRMGAAAARHAASFGWDAAASATADVYTAAMQERRRRLRSPHG, translated from the coding sequence GTGAGCCAATACGTGTCCCGGCTCCGCGGCCGTCCCCAGAGCCAGTTCGCCGGCCCCGCCCGGCTGCGGCTGGGGGGCTCCCGCAAGCCGCGCCGGGTGGCGATGCTGAGCGTGCACACCTCCCCGCTGCACCAGCCCGGCACGGGCGACGCGGGCGGCATGAACGTCTACATCGTCGAGCTGGCCAGGAAGCTCGCCTCGCTCAACATCGAGGTCGAGATATTCACCCGCGCCACCAACGGCACCCTGCCGCCCTCCGTCGAGCTGGCGCCCGGCGTCCTCGTACGCCACGTGGACGCCGGCCCGTACGAGGGGCTGAACAAGGAGGACCTGCCCGCCCAGCTGTGCGCCTTCACGCACGGCGTCATGCAGGCCTGGGCCGGTCACCGCCCCGGCTACTACGACCTGGTCCACTCGCACTACTGGCTCTCCGGCCACGTCGGCTGGCTCGCCGCCGAGCGCTGGGGCGTGCCGCTCGTGCACGCCATGCACACCATGGCCAAGGTCAAGAACGCCGCGCTGGCGGAGGGCGACACCCCCGAACCGGCAGCGCGCGTCATCGGCGAGACCCAGATCGTGCGCGCCTCTGACCGGCTGATCGCCAACACCGCCGAGGAGGCCGGCGAGCTGGTCCGGCACTACGAGGCCGAGCCCGGCAAGGTCGCCGTCGTGCACCCGGGCGTCAACCTCGACCGCTTCCGCCCGGCGAGCGGCACGGCCGGCAGCGAGGTCGCGGACGAGCGGGCGGCGGCCCGGGAGCGCCTCGGCCTGCCCCAGCACGCGCTGATCCCCTTGTTCGCCGGCCGCATCCAGCCCCTGAAGGCCCCCGACATCCTGCTGCGGGCCGTCGCGGTACTGCTCGACCAGGACCCTTCGCTGCGTTCGCGGATCGTCGTCCCCGTCGTCGGCGGGCCCAGCGGCAGCGGCCTGGCCAAGCCCGAGGGCCTGCAGAAGCTCGCGGCGCGGCTCGGCATCGCCGACGTCGTACGGTTCCGGCCGCCGGTCGGCCAGGACCAGCTGGCCGACTGGTACCGCGCGGCCAGCGTGCTGGTCATGCCCTCGTACAGCGAGTCCTTCGGGCTGGTGGCCATCGAGGCCGAGGCGTGCGGCACCCCGGTGATCGCCGCGTCGGTGGGCGGCCTGCCGGTCGCCGTGAAGGACGGCGTCAGCGGCTTCCTCGTCGACGGCCACGACCCGGCGGACTACGCCCGCGCGCTGCGCCGGTTCGCCGACGACCCCTCGCTCACGCTGCGGATGGGCGCGGCGGCCGCGCGGCACGCCGCCTCCTTCGGCTGGGACGCGGCGGCCTCCGCGACGGCCGACGTGTACACCGCCGCGATGCAGGAGCGGCGCCGTCGCCTACGATCACCGCATGGCTGA
- a CDS encoding methylase — protein sequence MARSSSPSPSARPVGNATRGTTNPNRLRRMDRWIAATHGPQLRRTADPVAVDLGYGAAPWTAVELLDRLRTARGDAAVVGVEIDPERVAAARPYERDGLVFLHGGFEVPLPGAPGRAPALIRAANVLRQYGEAEVAEVWARLCARLAPDGLLVEGTCDEIGRRHVWVALGPEGPRTVTFAARLGSLETPSDLAERLPKALIHRNVPGEPVHAFLRDFDRAWAAAAPYGALGARQRWIRSVTALHAAGWPLADGPRRWRLGEVTVRWAALAPRGTA from the coding sequence ATGGCCCGCAGCTCCTCCCCGTCCCCCTCCGCACGCCCGGTCGGGAACGCCACCCGCGGGACCACCAACCCCAACCGGTTGCGCCGCATGGACCGCTGGATCGCGGCCACGCACGGCCCGCAGCTGCGCCGTACCGCCGATCCGGTCGCCGTCGACCTCGGTTACGGGGCCGCGCCCTGGACGGCCGTGGAGCTGCTGGACCGGCTGCGGACGGCGCGCGGGGACGCGGCGGTGGTGGGGGTCGAGATCGATCCGGAGCGGGTCGCGGCGGCCCGGCCGTACGAGCGGGACGGGCTGGTCTTCCTGCACGGCGGCTTCGAGGTGCCGCTGCCGGGCGCACCGGGCCGCGCCCCCGCGCTCATCCGGGCGGCGAACGTGCTGCGGCAGTACGGGGAGGCCGAGGTGGCCGAGGTCTGGGCGCGGCTGTGCGCGCGGCTGGCGCCGGACGGGCTGCTGGTGGAGGGCACCTGCGACGAGATCGGGCGGCGGCACGTCTGGGTGGCGCTCGGCCCCGAAGGTCCGCGCACGGTCACCTTCGCGGCCCGCCTCGGTTCCCTGGAGACCCCCTCCGACCTGGCCGAACGGCTTCCCAAGGCGCTGATCCACCGCAATGTGCCGGGCGAGCCGGTGCACGCCTTCCTGCGGGACTTCGACCGGGCCTGGGCGGCGGCCGCCCCGTACGGCGCGCTCGGCGCCCGCCAGCGCTGGATCCGGTCGGTCACCGCGCTCCACGCCGCGGGCTGGCCGCTGGCCGACGGGCCGCGCCGCTGGCGCCTGGGCGAGGTCACCGTCCGCTGGGCGGCGCTGGCACCGCGGGGCACGGCCTAG